A single Microbaculum marinisediminis DNA region contains:
- a CDS encoding TRAP transporter large permease: MEIFVEFLPLWMFFVLALLLFTGYPVAFVLGGVGLAFALIGDLAGVFRLQQLSLIPLRIYGGTMESPVLVAIPMFIFMGTMLEKSGVAKDLLHALQVLLRRVPGGLALSVTLMGTIMAATTGIIGASVVMMTLLALPVMLERQYNLPLATGTIAASGTLGILIPPSIMLVIMADLLSVPVGTVFIGAIIPGLLLSLLYAVYIWTLCHVKPHLAPPLPDDIGPADRGEFWAMILRSFVPPVVLIVLVLGSIFAGFATPTEAAGVGAGGSILLAVFNRALTWNVFVEVCQRSALTGGMLFGIFVGATCFSFVFRTLGGEHLIIEFIQATGVGPWSILSVLMLMIFLLGFFFDWIEITLIVLPVFAPIVGLLDFGGHVGDWEGVTQANVIWFLVLAAVNLQTSFLTPPFGFALFYMKGVAPPEVTIQHIYRGIIPFVALQVIGLLLCMAFPALVLWLPSYLLH; encoded by the coding sequence ATGGAAATATTCGTCGAGTTCCTGCCGCTCTGGATGTTCTTCGTCCTGGCGCTGCTGCTGTTCACCGGCTACCCGGTGGCGTTCGTGCTCGGCGGTGTCGGGCTGGCCTTTGCCCTGATCGGCGACCTCGCCGGCGTCTTCCGGCTCCAGCAGCTCTCCCTGATCCCGCTGCGGATCTACGGGGGCACCATGGAGAGCCCGGTCCTCGTGGCCATCCCGATGTTCATCTTCATGGGGACGATGCTGGAGAAATCCGGCGTCGCCAAGGACCTGCTGCACGCGTTGCAGGTGTTGCTGCGCCGCGTTCCCGGCGGTCTGGCCCTGTCGGTCACGCTGATGGGCACCATCATGGCGGCGACCACAGGCATCATCGGCGCCTCGGTGGTGATGATGACGCTGCTGGCGCTGCCCGTCATGCTGGAGCGGCAATACAATCTGCCGCTCGCCACCGGCACCATCGCCGCGTCCGGAACCCTCGGTATCCTCATCCCGCCATCGATCATGCTCGTGATCATGGCCGATCTCCTGTCGGTTCCGGTCGGCACGGTGTTCATCGGTGCCATCATTCCCGGCTTGCTGCTGTCGCTGCTCTACGCGGTCTACATCTGGACCCTGTGCCACGTTAAGCCGCATCTCGCCCCGCCGCTGCCGGACGATATCGGCCCGGCCGACCGCGGCGAGTTCTGGGCGATGATCCTGCGCAGCTTCGTGCCGCCCGTGGTGCTGATCGTGCTGGTTCTCGGCTCGATTTTCGCCGGTTTCGCGACGCCGACCGAAGCCGCCGGCGTCGGTGCTGGCGGCTCGATACTGCTTGCCGTTTTCAATCGGGCCCTGACCTGGAATGTCTTCGTCGAGGTTTGCCAGCGATCGGCGCTGACCGGCGGCATGCTGTTCGGCATCTTCGTCGGCGCGACCTGCTTTTCGTTCGTTTTCCGCACGCTCGGCGGCGAGCATCTGATCATCGAGTTCATCCAGGCCACCGGCGTCGGCCCGTGGAGCATCCTGTCCGTGCTGATGCTGATGATCTTCCTGCTCGGCTTCTTCTTCGACTGGATCGAGATCACCCTGATCGTGCTGCCGGTGTTCGCGCCGATCGTGGGCCTGCTCGATTTCGGCGGCCATGTCGGCGATTGGGAGGGCGTCACCCAGGCGAACGTCATCTGGTTCCTGGTGCTGGCGGCGGTGAACCTGCAGACGTCGTTCCTGACACCGCCGTTCGGCTTCGCGCTGTTCTATATGAAGGGCGTCGCCCCGCCCGAGGTGACGATCCAGCACATCTATCGCGGCATCATTCCCTTCGTCGCCCTGCAGGTGATCGGCCTGCTCCTGTGCATGGCTTTTCCGGCGCTGGTGCTCTGGCTGCCGAGCTATCTGCTGCATTAG
- a CDS encoding TRAP transporter small permease subunit: MGTLSALVAVISAFAVVMAPFGLHWIALIIGFVALFVAAAKGARPGLFLTSAALMAVSVPVDDAFEMSRADLRLMTRAAEDGDAFSSVVLSIHDVTTNVSGLLVVATLVLVAIAIRIAARRASPDGWSFYLRESDALGDMTVWIGKAASFLYVPMIFIIIYDVSQRKMLEFWPTFAETGWYHTFTSTKLQEAEWHLHAVLFLLCFGYAYIKDAHVRIELVRDKLAPRTRVWIELLGCIFFLVAYCYVVMRFGYDFAQNSFKLMEQSSAQTGLPLRFIIKSFLPFGFLILGLAGVAVAVKCVVYLFGPEALRSASGYYAGTHHADIPEDAVEPATADR; this comes from the coding sequence ATGGGCACCCTGAGCGCTTTAGTGGCCGTGATCTCGGCCTTCGCCGTCGTGATGGCGCCGTTCGGTCTTCACTGGATCGCGCTGATCATCGGTTTCGTCGCCCTTTTCGTTGCCGCCGCGAAAGGAGCCCGGCCGGGCTTGTTTCTCACCTCGGCTGCGTTGATGGCGGTTTCCGTCCCTGTCGACGATGCCTTCGAGATGTCGCGCGCGGACCTGCGTCTGATGACCAGGGCGGCGGAGGACGGTGACGCGTTTTCCTCAGTCGTCCTGTCCATTCACGACGTCACGACGAACGTATCCGGGCTGCTCGTGGTGGCCACCCTGGTGCTGGTTGCGATCGCCATCCGAATCGCGGCGCGTCGGGCCAGCCCCGACGGCTGGTCGTTCTATCTGCGGGAGAGCGATGCCCTCGGCGACATGACCGTCTGGATCGGCAAGGCGGCGTCGTTCCTCTACGTGCCGATGATCTTCATAATCATCTACGACGTCAGCCAGCGCAAAATGCTGGAATTCTGGCCGACCTTCGCCGAGACCGGCTGGTATCACACCTTCACCTCGACCAAGCTGCAGGAAGCCGAATGGCATCTGCACGCGGTCCTGTTCCTGCTGTGCTTCGGCTACGCCTACATCAAGGACGCGCATGTGCGCATCGAGCTCGTGCGCGACAAGCTCGCCCCGCGCACCCGCGTCTGGATCGAGCTTCTGGGCTGCATCTTCTTCCTCGTCGCCTATTGCTACGTGGTCATGCGCTTCGGCTACGACTTCGCCCAGAATTCGTTCAAGCTCATGGAGCAGTCGTCGGCCCAGACCGGGCTGCCGCTGCGCTTCATCATCAAGTCGTTCCTGCCGTTCGGCTTCCTGATCCTGGGGCTCGCCGGCGTTGCGGTCGCGGTGAAGTGCGTCGTCTATCTGTTTGGACCGGAGGCCTTGCGGTCCGCGTCCGGCTACTACGCGGGAACCCATCACGCGGATATTCCCGAAGACGCCGTTGAACCGGCAACCGCGGATCGCTGA
- a CDS encoding TRAP transporter substrate-binding protein has translation MKKLLAVSALALGVGFAGAAKAEQWNMQSTYPGSLTQLGTLGKHIAEQLKAVTDGDIELVFQEPGALVPALEVFDAVASGAVEAGWSTPGYWAGKVPALQLFAAVPFGPQAGEYIAWMKFGGGKELFDEIYEKYGIHSVTCGVIAPEASGWFKNEIKSVDDLKGLKMRFFGLGAKVMEKMGVSTQLLAGGDIFPALELGTIDATEFSMPAIDLNLGFYQVAKHYYFPGWHQQATLFDLMINLDLWESLSDTQKAQIETVCDAAIAYGLAEGEAIQFKALQELEKNGVQIHRWPPEILDQLKAAWDEVVAEQVAADADFARVWESLATFRENYKKWKDLGYLD, from the coding sequence ATGAAGAAACTACTCGCCGTATCGGCTCTGGCTCTCGGCGTCGGCTTTGCGGGCGCTGCGAAGGCCGAGCAGTGGAACATGCAGTCGACCTATCCGGGCTCGCTGACCCAGCTCGGCACGCTCGGCAAGCACATCGCGGAGCAACTGAAGGCCGTCACCGACGGTGATATCGAGCTCGTCTTCCAGGAACCGGGCGCCCTGGTTCCCGCGCTTGAGGTGTTCGACGCGGTCGCCTCCGGTGCCGTCGAAGCCGGCTGGTCCACGCCCGGCTACTGGGCCGGCAAGGTGCCCGCCCTGCAGCTTTTCGCGGCGGTGCCGTTCGGGCCGCAGGCCGGCGAGTATATCGCCTGGATGAAGTTCGGCGGCGGCAAGGAGCTGTTCGACGAGATCTACGAGAAATACGGCATCCACTCGGTCACCTGCGGCGTCATCGCGCCCGAGGCGTCCGGCTGGTTCAAGAACGAGATCAAGTCGGTTGACGATCTCAAGGGTCTGAAGATGCGCTTCTTCGGCCTCGGCGCCAAGGTCATGGAGAAGATGGGCGTCTCGACCCAGCTTCTGGCAGGCGGCGACATCTTCCCGGCACTCGAGCTCGGCACGATCGACGCCACCGAGTTCTCCATGCCGGCGATCGACCTGAACCTCGGCTTCTACCAGGTCGCCAAACATTACTATTTCCCGGGCTGGCATCAGCAGGCCACGCTGTTCGACCTGATGATCAACCTCGACCTGTGGGAGAGCCTCTCCGATACGCAGAAGGCACAGATCGAGACCGTGTGCGACGCCGCCATCGCCTATGGCCTGGCCGAGGGCGAGGCGATCCAGTTCAAGGCGCTTCAGGAACTGGAGAAGAATGGCGTGCAGATCCACCGGTGGCCGCCGGAGATCCTAGACCAGCTGAAGGCCGCCTGGGACGAGGTGGTGGCCGAGCAGGTTGCCGCGGACGCTGATTTCGCCCGCGTCTGGGAATCGCTGGCGACGTTCCGCGAGAACTACAAGAAGTGGAAGGACCTCGGTTACCTCGACTGA
- a CDS encoding amidase, which yields MAVSGARAMNEMPGTGLADLGIVELAGLVAAGTVKAEEVTQACLARIADREPEVCAWAHLDADYALAQARALDAHRASGRPLGPLHGVPIGIKDIIDVRGLPCERGTVLDQGRRPGDDAAVVARLRAAGAVILGKTVTTELAVYAPGKTRNPHDPARTPGGSSSGSAAAVAAGMVPGALGTQTNGSVIRPASFCGVYGFKPSHDLVSRRGVLTESPIFDSIGTMARSIEDASLLADVIAGYDPADPWMRTSGPPKLLETATAEPPVRPTLAFVRTPVWDRADDDTRAGFAELCDVLGDAIDEVALPEPFDRAIDLHRTVMNADIARHFARYYDDGRDRLSARLREIIEDGRRVLAVDYILAREWVDILNGALEQIFDRYDAIVTPAAPGEAPGLEATGDPAFCTIWTYCQVPAVTVPLMVGDDGLPIGVQVVGRRGQDGRLLRTARWLAGELATHA from the coding sequence ATGGCCGTTAGCGGGGCGCGGGCGATGAACGAGATGCCGGGAACCGGACTGGCGGACCTAGGGATTGTCGAGCTCGCCGGCCTCGTGGCCGCCGGCACGGTCAAGGCGGAGGAGGTCACGCAAGCCTGCCTTGCCCGCATCGCCGATCGCGAGCCGGAGGTCTGTGCCTGGGCCCACCTCGACGCGGATTATGCCCTGGCGCAGGCGCGGGCCCTGGACGCCCACCGGGCCAGCGGGCGACCGCTCGGCCCCCTGCACGGCGTGCCCATCGGTATCAAGGACATCATCGATGTGCGCGGCCTGCCGTGCGAACGGGGCACGGTCCTCGATCAGGGGCGCCGCCCCGGCGACGATGCCGCGGTGGTGGCTCGGTTGCGCGCCGCCGGAGCCGTGATCCTGGGCAAGACGGTCACCACCGAGCTCGCGGTCTATGCCCCTGGCAAGACCCGCAATCCCCACGACCCCGCCCGCACGCCGGGCGGCTCGTCGTCCGGCTCGGCGGCCGCCGTCGCCGCCGGCATGGTGCCCGGTGCGCTCGGTACCCAGACCAACGGCTCGGTGATCCGCCCGGCGTCCTTCTGCGGCGTCTACGGATTCAAGCCGAGCCACGATCTCGTCTCGCGCCGCGGCGTGCTGACCGAGTCGCCGATTTTCGATTCCATCGGCACCATGGCGCGATCGATCGAAGATGCATCGCTGCTTGCCGATGTCATCGCCGGCTACGATCCCGCCGACCCGTGGATGCGGACAAGCGGGCCGCCGAAGCTCCTTGAGACCGCGACGGCCGAGCCGCCGGTGCGCCCGACCCTCGCCTTCGTGCGGACGCCCGTTTGGGACCGGGCCGACGACGACACGCGCGCCGGCTTCGCCGAGCTCTGCGACGTGTTGGGCGATGCGATCGACGAGGTGGCGCTGCCCGAGCCTTTCGATCGGGCGATCGACCTGCATCGCACCGTCATGAATGCTGACATCGCCCGCCATTTCGCCCGCTACTACGATGACGGTCGCGATCGCTTGAGCGCACGCCTCCGCGAGATCATCGAGGACGGACGGCGCGTTCTCGCCGTGGACTACATTCTCGCCAGGGAGTGGGTCGACATATTGAATGGCGCGCTCGAGCAGATCTTCGATCGCTACGATGCGATCGTGACGCCGGCGGCGCCGGGCGAGGCGCCCGGACTCGAGGCGACGGGCGATCCCGCGTTCTGCACGATCTGGACCTATTGCCAGGTGCCTGCGGTCACCGTGCCGCTGATGGTCGGCGATGACGGTCTGCCGATCGGCGTCCAGGTCGTCGGCCGTCGCGGGCAGGACGGGCGCCTGTTGCGCACCGCGCGCTGGCTGGCGGGGGAGCTGGCGACACATGCGTGA